A genomic region of Octopus sinensis linkage group LG2, ASM634580v1, whole genome shotgun sequence contains the following coding sequences:
- the LOC115226618 gene encoding uncharacterized protein K02A2.6-like has translation MACYYSKFPFVRKVKDLTAKTITTVARGLLAEQGIPEQIICDNGTQFTSQEFKKLADEYGFNITTSSPHYPKGHGFIERQVQTVKRTLVKCRETKEDPHLALLSLRATPLRADMKSPAELLNGRRYKTTLPTKIQPPIDQEETRVYTGCVTPLQARHKTAIWVCVHPLFEQYDQTISFGFSELLISLK, from the exons ATGGCCTGCTACTACTCcaaatttccatttgtgagaaaagtgaaagacctGACAGCCAAAACAATCACTACAGTGGCTCGAGGACTCCTAGCAGAGCAAGGAATACCAGAGCAGATCATATGTGACAATGGAACCCAGTTCACATCACAAGAATTCAAAAAGCTAGCCGATGAGTATGGGTTCAATATTACAACTTCATCTCCACACTACCCCAAAGGTCATGGGTTTATAGAAAGACAGGTgcagacagtgaagagaacactagTCAAATGCCGTGAGACTAAGGAAGACCCACACCTGGCACTTCTGTCTCTACGAGCGACACCACTGAGAGCTGATATGAAATCCCCAGCAGAATTGTTGAATGGCAGGAGGTATAAAACTACCCTGCCAACTAAGATCCAACCTCCTATTGACCAGGAAGAAACAAGG gtcTACACCGGTTGCGTTACTCCTCTGCAAGCTCGTCATAAGACAGCTATTTGGGTGTGCGTTCATCCGCTATTCGAACAATATGACCAGACCATCTCATTTGGTTTTTCAGAATTATTGATTTCATTGAAGTGA